In Candidatus Binataceae bacterium, a single window of DNA contains:
- the bamD gene encoding outer membrane protein assembly factor BamD, whose protein sequence is MRSVIFKVVGVAAVAVFVAGCANDTDVQQLNQNEFTLRGMIASDRQQIDALQQQVRQQNDVIAEMKHGASTDTGAAPDQGVNARLAKLETEVSALNAGMVATPSNPAAGANPPGTPPPAEGAEPGTAPPNAEASMPPATEGAAAEAAPVEPPPTWPNDLDAEIESSQTSKEPGVKLYREGLDAMKAQNYPLAVNKFTKLQHQYPKSELSEPAQYFAANALYETGKYDQSILQFNDLVMRYPKGRFASPALLREAQAFEKMNDRIDARLTLQKLVSDHAGSPEANSANEMMKQLQTD, encoded by the coding sequence ATGCGGAGCGTTATCTTCAAGGTCGTCGGCGTCGCCGCCGTGGCAGTTTTTGTCGCGGGCTGCGCGAACGATACCGACGTCCAGCAGCTGAATCAGAATGAATTCACCCTGCGCGGCATGATCGCGAGCGATCGGCAGCAGATCGACGCGCTCCAGCAGCAAGTGCGTCAGCAGAACGATGTAATCGCGGAGATGAAGCACGGCGCTTCAACTGACACCGGCGCGGCGCCTGACCAGGGCGTCAACGCGCGACTCGCCAAGCTCGAGACCGAGGTGAGCGCGCTCAACGCCGGGATGGTTGCGACGCCGAGTAATCCAGCCGCCGGCGCCAATCCTCCCGGGACGCCGCCTCCGGCGGAGGGCGCCGAGCCCGGAACCGCGCCGCCCAACGCTGAGGCTTCGATGCCGCCTGCGACCGAAGGAGCTGCCGCGGAAGCTGCGCCAGTCGAGCCGCCGCCGACCTGGCCCAACGATCTCGATGCTGAAATCGAATCGTCGCAGACCTCGAAAGAGCCGGGCGTCAAGCTTTATCGCGAAGGCCTCGACGCGATGAAGGCGCAGAACTATCCACTGGCAGTCAACAAATTCACCAAGCTGCAGCATCAGTATCCCAAGTCGGAGCTGAGCGAGCCCGCGCAATATTTCGCCGCCAACGCGCTTTATGAAACGGGCAAGTACGACCAGTCGATCCTGCAGTTCAACGATCTCGTGATGCGCTATCCGAAGGGCCGCTTCGCGAGTCCGGCGCTTCTGCGCGAGGCCCAGGCGTTCGAGAAGATGAACGATCGAATCGACGCGCGCCTGACGCTGCAGAAGCTGGTCTCCGATCATGCGGGCTCGCCGGAAGCGAACTCGGCGAATGAGATGATGAAGCAGCTGCAGACCGATTGA
- the pal gene encoding peptidoglycan-associated lipoprotein Pal, producing MSLAIAGCSSKKATPLPNANQGASGMGESGTGSGSLQQMQNGTLGSGQGGPLADIHFGYNDYTIQPQDGEVLKSNARWLESNPNSRVQVEGHCDQRGSEDYNIALGAKRAQAAKDYLVTLGVSPGRISTISYGKELPICTENDESCWAQNRRDHFAVSQ from the coding sequence ATGAGTTTGGCGATCGCAGGATGCTCGTCGAAGAAGGCAACGCCGCTTCCAAATGCGAACCAGGGCGCCTCGGGAATGGGTGAATCCGGCACCGGTTCCGGCTCATTGCAGCAGATGCAGAACGGGACGCTTGGTTCAGGCCAGGGCGGCCCTCTGGCGGACATCCATTTCGGCTACAACGACTACACGATCCAGCCGCAAGACGGCGAAGTGCTGAAGAGCAACGCGCGATGGTTGGAGTCCAATCCCAACTCGCGCGTGCAAGTCGAAGGGCATTGTGACCAGCGCGGCTCGGAGGATTACAATATCGCTCTGGGCGCCAAGCGCGCACAGGCGGCCAAGGATTACCTGGTGACGCTCGGAGTTTCGCCGGGCCGTATATCGACCATCAGCTATGGCAAGGAGCTGCCGATTTGTACCGAAAACGACGAATCCTGCTGGGCCCAGAATCGCCGCGATCACTTCGCCGTTTCGCAATGA
- a CDS encoding TonB family protein, with the protein MAKNDRHDDARPARIGYAAAIFFSAIGHVALFAFVFIFLPRYLHSDEAPPPSYTVKIVDSLPAGDLGSHLPRLAPRETKQEAKAEEHKAEEPKIKVEPPKPELAPDNDKNALAMNLASVTPTPTPTPEPTVEPTVEATLEPTPEPTEKPTPKPRPSHTKHATPKPTPASSKNHNKPKAEATVAIARVDKAIVAAKLAKLREQLMKEHIEQLAKKNAEDADSDDDDDSDTSNATGPSGGGPVAANSATAGKGYGIGSGTGSMGIQQDPEFLLYYQSVEDRIKKAWTFLGGSNDLTATVDFSIGPDGTLTSAKIGNSSKDGAFDDSVIRAIKRAAPFPPPPEKYRNQFSGGIEAVFNMGELKS; encoded by the coding sequence GTGGCGAAAAATGATCGGCACGATGATGCGCGGCCAGCGCGGATCGGCTACGCCGCGGCAATCTTCTTCTCAGCGATCGGGCATGTAGCCCTGTTCGCATTCGTTTTTATTTTCCTGCCGCGCTACCTGCATTCCGACGAGGCGCCGCCGCCGTCATACACGGTAAAGATCGTCGATTCGCTGCCCGCCGGCGATCTGGGCAGCCATTTGCCGCGGCTTGCGCCGCGCGAGACCAAGCAGGAGGCGAAGGCCGAGGAGCATAAGGCCGAAGAGCCGAAGATCAAGGTTGAGCCGCCCAAGCCGGAGCTCGCACCCGACAACGATAAGAACGCGCTCGCGATGAACCTCGCGAGTGTCACGCCGACTCCCACTCCGACGCCCGAGCCCACCGTGGAACCAACGGTTGAAGCTACGTTGGAGCCAACGCCGGAGCCGACTGAGAAGCCAACGCCAAAGCCGAGGCCCTCGCATACAAAGCACGCGACACCGAAACCGACGCCCGCAAGTTCGAAGAATCATAACAAGCCAAAAGCCGAGGCCACGGTCGCGATCGCGCGCGTCGATAAGGCTATCGTCGCGGCAAAGCTCGCCAAGCTGCGGGAGCAGCTGATGAAGGAGCATATCGAGCAGCTCGCAAAAAAGAACGCCGAAGACGCCGACAGCGACGACGATGACGATAGCGATACGAGCAATGCGACCGGTCCCTCGGGAGGCGGTCCTGTAGCGGCCAACTCGGCGACCGCGGGCAAAGGCTACGGTATCGGCTCCGGCACCGGTAGCATGGGGATTCAACAGGACCCTGAATTTCTGCTGTACTATCAGTCAGTGGAAGATAGGATAAAGAAGGCGTGGACGTTTTTAGGCGGTTCGAACGATCTGACGGCAACCGTGGATTTTTCGATCGGCCCCGACGGCACGCTGACTTCGGCGAAGATTGGTAACAGCTCCAAGGACGGAGCCTTCGACGATTCCGTGATTCGTGCGATCAAGCGTGCCGCGCCGTTTCCGCCGCCGCCAGAGAAGTATCGCAATCAGTTCAGCGGCGGTATCGAAGCAGTCTTCAACATGGGCGAGCTGAAGTCTTGA
- the tolR gene encoding protein TolR, whose product MAFEPGQRGQFVSQINVTPLVDVMLVLLVIFMVTAPIIQQGVDVSLPKVKAEALPGKEEQFVVSITRNNEIYLNDAKLSADQLTDKLAAISQERPDRQVFIRADEQVPYGEVIRTMAAIKAAGIENVGMVTEMPTDGGAGAAEGGRKRGEK is encoded by the coding sequence ATGGCATTCGAACCCGGACAGCGCGGTCAATTCGTTTCGCAGATCAACGTCACGCCGCTGGTCGACGTGATGCTGGTGCTGCTCGTGATCTTCATGGTCACCGCGCCGATTATCCAGCAAGGCGTGGATGTGAGCCTGCCCAAGGTCAAGGCCGAGGCGCTGCCGGGCAAGGAAGAGCAGTTCGTTGTATCCATCACGCGCAACAACGAGATCTATCTGAACGACGCCAAGCTGAGCGCCGATCAACTGACCGATAAGCTGGCCGCGATCTCGCAGGAGCGTCCCGACCGCCAGGTTTTTATCCGCGCCGACGAGCAAGTGCCGTACGGCGAGGTGATCCGCACGATGGCCGCGATTAAGGCCGCGGGAATCGAGAACGTCGGAATGGTGACCGAGATGCCGACCGACGGCGGAGCAGGAGCGGCCGAAGGCGGGCGCAAGCGTGGCGAAAAATGA
- a CDS encoding MotA/TolQ/ExbB proton channel family protein — MLHQVSGAGGTGVVDLVLGTGPVVAVVLWTLVAFSITEWGIILYKMVSVSRARRESERFISIFWESKNLAAIHTASVGMKHSPVAQVFRAGYQELLQLTRAKRQAVGAEGGFSTDLGGIQNVSRAMKRQENVELTKLEYGITFLATTGSSCPFIGLFGTVWGIMTAFLGLSAAHSSSIQAVAPGIAEALITTAVGLVAAIPAQMFFNYFTARVRVLATEMDNFTSEFLNIAERHFLS, encoded by the coding sequence ATGCTCCATCAGGTGAGCGGCGCGGGCGGAACTGGGGTGGTGGATCTGGTGCTGGGCACGGGGCCAGTCGTCGCCGTCGTGCTATGGACGCTGGTGGCCTTTTCGATCACCGAGTGGGGTATAATCCTCTACAAGATGGTTTCGGTATCGCGTGCGCGGCGTGAGTCCGAGCGTTTCATTTCGATCTTCTGGGAATCGAAGAATCTGGCCGCGATTCACACCGCTTCAGTCGGCATGAAGCATAGCCCGGTCGCCCAGGTCTTTCGCGCCGGCTACCAGGAGTTGCTACAGCTCACGCGCGCCAAGCGGCAGGCTGTCGGCGCGGAGGGCGGATTCTCGACGGACCTCGGCGGTATCCAGAACGTATCTCGCGCCATGAAGCGGCAGGAGAATGTCGAGCTGACCAAGCTCGAATACGGCATCACGTTCCTCGCCACTACCGGCTCGTCGTGCCCGTTTATCGGCCTCTTCGGCACGGTCTGGGGCATCATGACTGCCTTCCTGGGACTCTCGGCGGCGCATTCGTCGAGTATCCAGGCGGTGGCGCCCGGTATCGCCGAGGCGCTTATCACGACTGCGGTCGGCCTCGTCGCCGCGATACCAGCGCAGATGTTCTTTAATTACTTCACGGCGCGCGTGCGCGTGCTCGCCACCGAGATGGATAACTTCACGTCTGAATTCCTCAACATCGCCGAGCGTCACTTCTTGTCGTAG